Proteins encoded within one genomic window of Argiope bruennichi chromosome 7, qqArgBrue1.1, whole genome shotgun sequence:
- the LOC129975081 gene encoding B-box type zinc finger protein ncl-1-like → MTSPTSSAADSCSLFGSPSQVETLTAFVDEIKLNGDESTYCSLCNEKFESPKVLPCLHTFCKTCLERIQDNIDGLRCPKCEQDCVLPPMGVSGLLPDYAYMNVLESQSIEKPPHSCTGCKTKDAHAEGHCLECDNDLCNNCILAHKYMLCFEKHTVISFKNGSVNGMPSDKIQHCSRHEREIIRFFCRTCNVPICKECTSEHPTGLHDYGHISDVGSREVEILKEKIEKSKAKLAELKSAGKSVDHLSNCLDMGYHKSKAEIEETCRFIISAVEDRKDELMKELEDLYNTKKVSLVLFSSKVQEMTENMTCVSSFTERIMKNSSLAQILSYKELLEPKLNSIISFNPNINLQPIDLEFVSNYQAIQMSVRNTFGYIRNNFEGTPAPKPLPPIARPSSVINSDYSYQNGHSFESNMISKKFGSANSLGPFTTSLSDISPYEKWSNGPENNIFQNGTESFPAIEAPMELSQKFLTVSIYPVKSQIKRQKMIYHCKFGEFGVMEGQFTEPSGVAVNAQNDIIVADTNNHRIQIFDKEGRFKFQFGECGKRDGQLLYPNRVAVVKPSGDIIVTERSPTHQIQIYNQYGQFVRKFGANILQHPRGVTVDNKGRIIVAECKVMRVIIFDQLGNVLQKFGCSKHLEFPNGVVVNDKQEIFISDNRAHCVKVFNYEGVFLRQIGGEGLTNYPIGVCINQSGEILVADNHNNFNITIFTQDGQLVNASESKVKHAQCFDVALMDDGSVVLASKDYRLYIYRYVQAPGLAAITM, encoded by the coding sequence atgacATCACCTACATCATCTGCAGCAGACTCTTGTTCACTTTTTGGTTCACCATCTCAAGTTGAAACCTTAACAGCCTTTGtggatgaaattaaattaaatggagaTGAAAGCACTTATTGTAGCTTATGTAATGAGAAATTTGAATCGCCTAAAGTTCTGCCTTGTCTTCACACATTTTGTAAAACTTGTCTGGAAAGAATACAAGATAATATTGATGGACTCAGATGTCCAAAATGCGAACAAGACTGTGTTCTTCCACCTATGGGTGTGTCAGGCCTTCTTCCAGATTATGCTTACATGAATGTTCTTGAATCACAGAGTATAGAAAAGCCTCCTCATTCATGTACAGGCTGTAAAACTAAAGATGCTCATGCTGAAGGACATTGTCTTGAGTGTGACAATGACTTGTGTAATAACTGCATTTTAGCCCATAAATATATGCTGTGTTTTGAAAAGCATACTGTTATTAGCTTCAAAAATGGAAGTGTGAATGGCATGCCTTCAGATAAAATACAGCATTGTTCACGACATGAAAgagaaattataagatttttttgcCGTACCTGCAATGTTCCAATATGTAAAGAATGTACTTCAGAACATCCCACAGGATTGCATGACTATGGTCATATATCTGATGTTGGTTCAAGAGAAGTTGAAATcttaaaagagaaaattgaaaaaagcaAAGCCAAATTGGCCGAATTAAAAAGTGCTGGAAAATCTGTTGATCATCTTTCTAATTGCCTAGACATGGGTTATCATAAGTCAAAAGCTGAGATTGAAGAAACTTGCAGATTTATTATATCTGCTGTTGAAGATCGTAAAGATGAGCTGATGAAGGAATTGGAAGATCTGTATAATACCAAGAAAGTATCCTTGGTTTTATTTAGTAGCAAAGTTCAAGAAATGACTGAAAATATGACTTGTGTGTCATCTTTCACTGAACGCATCATGAAAAATTCTAGTTTGGCACAGATTTTGTCTTATAAAGAACTTCTGGAACCCAAGTTGAACAGCATAATTTCCTTTAATCCTAACATAAATTTGCAGCCAATTGATCTTGAATTTGTGTCTAACTATCAAGCAATTCAGATGTCTGTTCGAAATACTTTTGGGTATATTCGTAATAATTTTGAAGGCACTCCGGCTCCCAAACCCTTGCCTCCTATTGCCAGACCAAGTAGTGTTATTAATTCTGATTATTCCTATCAAAATGGTCACTCTTTTGAATCTAATATGATATCTAAAAAATTTGGTTCAGCTAATAGTTTGGGGCCATTCACAACTAGCTTGAGTGATATTAGTCCTTATGAAAAATGGTCCAATGGccctgaaaataatattttccagaaTGGAACAGAGTCATTTCCTGCTATTGAAGCACCAATGGAACTTTCTCAAAAGTTTTTAACTGTTAGTATATATCCTGTGAAATCTCAAATTAAGAGACAAAAGATGATTTATCATTGTAAATTTGGAGAATTTGGTGTTATGGAAGGACAGTTTACTGAGCCAAGTGGAGTTGCAGTCAATGCTCAGAATGATATTATTGTTGCAGATACTAATAATCACAGGATTCAAATCTTTGATAAAGAAGGTCGATTTAAGTTTCAGTTTGGTGAGTGTGGTAAACGTGATGGTCAGTTGCTGTATCCCAACAGAGTTGCTGTTGTTAAACCATCTGGAGACATCATTGTTACTGAAAGAAGTCCAACTCATCAGATACAAATTTATAATCAGTATGGTCAATTTGTTCGAAAATTTGGAGCCAATATTCTTCAACACCCTCGAGGTGTAACTGTGGATAATAAAGGTCGTATAATTGTTGCTGAATGCAAGGTAATGAGAGTGATAATCTTTGACCAACTTGGTAATGTTTTGCAAAAGTTTGGTTGTTCCAAACATCTGGAATTTCCCAATGGAGTTGTTGTCAATgataaacaagaaattttcatCAGTGACAACAGAGCTCACTgtgttaaagtttttaattatgaagGTGTCTTCCTTCGTCAAATAGGAGGAGAAGGTTTGACCAACTATCCTATTGGAGTTTGCATTAATCAGAGTGGCGAGATTTTAGTTGCTGACAATCATAATAACTTTAACATAACAATATTTACTCAAGATGGACAGTTAGTGAATGCCTCTGAAAGTAAAGTGAAGCATGCTCAGTGTTTTGATGTGGCTTTGATGGATGATGGATCTGTTGTTCTTGCAAGTAAAGACTATCGCCTATATATTTATCGCTATGTGCAGGCACCTGGACTTGCTGCCATTACCATGTAA